A window of the Lolium perenne isolate Kyuss_39 chromosome 7, Kyuss_2.0, whole genome shotgun sequence genome harbors these coding sequences:
- the LOC127311626 gene encoding B3 domain-containing protein Os06g0112300-like — MEIPAGPSRKLPAVHLVKPKLEPGEESLPARLNAGEDQETTPLSGRRPFFTAIMAKTHVQKPYQLAIPAHFHRRLPARRTAAVLRCGGGSWIMSYCGDNRLKRLDGAWADFAVDNGLLVGDACVFELVSGGGVKGQELVFQVQVLRGGGMPGEIADKGATADDPIVIVD, encoded by the exons ATGGAGATCCCTGCCGGCCCATCGAGGAAGCTGCCGGCCGTGCACCTCGTGAAGCCGAAGCTGGAGCCCGGCGAGGAGTCGCTGCCGGCGCGGCTGAATGCTGGCGAGGATCAGGAGACCACCCCGCTCTCCGGCCGCCGGCCCTTCTTCACGGCCATCATGGCCAAGACCCATGTCCAGAAGCCTTATCAGCTG GCCATCCCGGCTCACTTCCACCGCCGGCTCCCGGCGAGGCGCACGGCAGCCGTGCTTCGGTGCGGCGGGGGGTCGTGGATCATGAGCTACTGCGGCGACAACAGGCTGAAGAGGCTGGACGGGGCGTGGGCCGACTTCGCCGTCGACAACGGGCTGCTGGTCGGCGACGCGTGCGTGTTCGAGCTGGTGTCCGGGGGCGGCGTCAAGGGGCAGGAGCTGGTGTTCCAGGTTCAGGTTCTCCGCGGCGGCGGGATGCCAGGGGAGATCGCCGACAAGGGAGCCACCGCCGACGATCCCATCGTCATCGTCGACTAG